DNA from bacterium:
CTACTCTGAGCCTGTTAAGCCCTTCGGAGACGCTCTTTGTGCAGAAGGGTGAGTTCTCAGAGTGCCCGATTGTTGTGTAGAAGGTGTATGCGCCGTAGTACCAGAGTGAATAGACACCACATACTTTTTTGTCCCTTATTTGACAAACTTTATAAACCCAGCGTTTTCCAGCCTCCATACTGAGGACCCTGTTGGTACCCACGCAACCCAGCACTCTCTTTTCCATACACCAATATTGAAACGTAACTCGCCTGCTTCGTGCGGGTTTATACCTATACTTGAGAACGGTATTTTTGTCTCAGAAGTCCATTCTCCTGTCTCTTTGTTGGCAACAGAAACCCCGTACTCAATAGATTTCTCTATATCTTGAACCTTACTAAACGGCATCGAAAAGCTGTTCATAACCTCTACATTACCCGTAGAACGAACCCAAAAAATATATATAGGTCCAGTAGGCATATCTTCCATCCACCACCTTGAGCTATGAGGACCTGCTTGGCTTTCTATAGATACCTCAAAGGCAGGGATATGGTCTTTTAACTTTGCAGGCATATCTTCTGTCCAGGGGTCGGGTTCGTGTTTAGTCGCAATATAAAGGTTTTCGTTATCATACGAAAGCCACGCATAACTTTTAGGTCCTTTCTTGCCAAGTTTGGAGTGGTCTCTGTCTATAATCATTGTTTTACTTGGATTGTTAATATCCTGCCACTCCTTAATATCCAGTTTACCGTCCAATTTTATAGAGTGTTTTATAGGAGTTACCAAATATGTGAGAGGTGGATAAACTCTTTTTACTTCTCCCATAGCCATTTTTATATCACCTATTGGGGTATAACCAGATTTATAGTATTTGCCTATATCTTCTTTTTTTCGGTTTATGGGCCAACTTGCTCTAAGTTTAGTATTACTTACACCTATATTTTTGGTATTTATATTTTCGTACCCTGTAAGTTCGTAAATTTGTGACCCTGGTCTGATGGTAAAATCCATATTTTCAATATCTCTAAAATCGGGTTTTTGTCCATCCCAATTATCTTCAAATATAGTTATATCTTTCATTCCTCTACCAAAAGATATAAACTTTCCTTCTGTATTCACGTTTCTTGTTATTACGCTTCCTTGTATTTTTGCCCATTGAGAAGGGTCGAGTTCAAGCATAGGTAAAAGCGGCGGGTACCTATAACTCCAAGGCGGTAATTTATGGTTAACGCTTTTAAGTCTTCGAGATATGTTGTTCATGCTGAAAATGTTTGGACCTGCATCTATATCACGGTTTTTAAAGAAAATACTGGACCTGTCTCCTTGACCTATTGAATTGTTTGCAGGTTCTATAAAAAGGTTGTTGGTTAAATAGTTGCCCGGCTGGGTGCTTGATATACCAGTAGGAAACTTATAAAATATGTTGTTATCAACAACAAGTCCAGCGTTAACTGCATCTATATGTATGGCGTTTAAACCGTGAGTAAGGTTAGGCGAAGAATGGGTGCTTATATGGTGAAAAAAATTATTCCTTATAACTGTGCCTCTATTCATTAAGGGCCAGTTTGCTCCATATATATAGATAGCACCTATCTCTCTTCCTTCTGTTGGAGCGTCATGAAGTTCGTTATACTCTATAATATGGTCGTTAGCGTCAAAAAATATTGCCTGATGCGGGCTGTCATGGATAGTGTTATGCCGTACAAGTTGACCTATTCCGTTAATCTCTACTGCCTGCCGATACCCGCCATCAAACCTGTTAAAACGGTATATATGGTTATTTTCTACAAGGTGTCTGGAAGGTATAAGTTTTGTTCTATCTCCTCCGTTCAAAGAAACGCCTCCTTCCCCAACATCGTATATATCACAACCAACAACCTTATGTTCCCACCCACTATCAATACAGACAGCCCACTGCCCTGTATTTCTTATTGTTGATGTTGCAATAATATTGTTGTACCCACCTTTGATATCAAAAGCGCTGTTTCGTCCCCCTTCAAAAACAATATCATAAAACGCTATATTAGATACATTATCAAGTTTTACAATAGGTTCTTCGTTTAATGTGCCAATAATTTCGGAGTTCTTAATATCGCCAGGCGGATAAAAATATAACCTACCATCTTGCCTGTCTAAATACCATTCTCCCGGCATATCTATCTCGCTTAAAAGGTTATACACAAAATAGGGTTCTTGAGGTGCTATCCTATACCCAACACCGTAGTTAGGGTCTTTACGGTATGCCCATCTTGGGTCTTCTGCTACATTTATCACCTTTTTATCTGTTTCTATGGAAGTAACTTTCAAATGTTTAAGCACAAAAGGGACTTTAGGTCCAAGATACCCTTTAAGCCATATTTCTTTTTCGTTCTTCCACCGTTTTGGTCTATCTTCTGAGTAGATAAATTTACCCAACTGGTAAGGAGTGTTACGAGATACATAATCACCTTTTGGGTTAGGCAACCCCGCAACTCTAAGCCAACTGTCGTTAGGCCATCGTGCAAGTTGCATAATTTTACCGTTATAAATAAGTTCCATTGCAGATGGACTTGTAGAACCGTAACCTCTATTAACAAGTTTGCCGTAATCGGTTATTCCTGATTCTTTCAAGTTAGCAACATATACCTTACCTTTCGCTTCTTTAGGGAGCATATCCAGTACAGTTTTGTCTGATAATAACCTAAAATCTGTTATAAGTACCCCATTAACTATACGTACATTCTCTTTAGGGTACCCTCTATAAACAACAGGAAAATCTTTAAGACCAGAATCTTCTTCTGTAAACACCAAAGATTTATCTAAAAAATATGTGCCCTCTCTAAGATATATTGTTACTCCACCTGAACTTTTTATCTTTTTTACTTCTTCTTGGGCTCGTTGTATAGTGGCAAAAGGTTTTGCTTTGGTTCCACTGTTTTTATCGTTCCCTTTTAATGAAACGTATATCGCTTGTTTTGGGCTACTGAGCCACTCAAAAATCTTATCTTGGTTACTTTTTTCTATTTTTCCGTCTGCAAGTCCTTCAATATTTTCAAGTTTTTCCCTTATATCAAGACGGTTGACATCGTTAGGAAAACTTAATGTTTCCTCCATCTTTAACATTTTCTCGTACATCTTTCTTGCGACAGAATATTTACGTTCTACTCTGTATGTATCTGCTATAGATATATCTGCTCTGAAGGTCTGTCTTTTAGTTCTTCCATCTACCTCTTTCACCTGTTGGTAAAGATTTCTTGCGCTTTGATAATCTTTCTCTTCAAGGCACACCTCTGCCCGCCTAAATAGAGCGTCAACAAGGTAATAGGGTTTAATATCAGGTATAGAGGTTATCTCTTTATACACATTATGTGCGTTCTTGTAATCTTTCTCTCTTCTATAACTTTCTGCTATATTGAAAAGCGCAAGATATTTACCTTCATCAGGGATATCTTTGAGTTTTTCGTATTCAGCCCTTGCCTTTTTGTAGTCGCCTTCTTTTAAAAATAGGTCAGCTCTTTTAAAAACCTCTTCTTTAGATATGCCTGCCGGTCCTTTGCTTAAATTAGAGACTTCTTCATTTGTCAACACCTTATTATATATAACCACCTCGTCTATATCTAATTTTATAGCCCCCATACCCATACCTGCAAAACCAATTTTGAAAGAGTTTGGGTTGTTTGCCGATATATACTCTTTTTCATACCCTGTTTTTCCAACCAGTTGCCCGTTATGGTATAGTTTCATATCTTTACCATCCCAACTAATGACAAGATGTTGCCATACGTTATCTACCATAGGAGTTGTTGCCACAACATTTGCACCTGCTCTATCGCTACCGCCTTCAGCGCCCAAAGAAAACGTTACACTTGATGTTGGTTCATAAGCAGTAGTCAGCCGCCAGCCAGCCCGAAACCCTTCAACTGAGAAAATGTGTCCTCTGCTTATCC
Protein-coding regions in this window:
- a CDS encoding right-handed parallel beta-helix repeat-containing protein; translated protein: MKIVRYVFLFFAVLVFGLKAQDEGYKSWVERRDKLKEDINVVRYYTFEDIVDSKSMLTDFSPNKAHLKFVPYTDRTTKTVYDDLQVVEGRWKDKKAVRLDRGYYQGASYNIDNNQFSAEVWFRRQGEGSQPPPKGRISRGHIFSVEGFRAGWRLTTAYEPTSSVTFSLGAEGGSDRAGANVVATTPMVDNVWQHLVISWDGKDMKLYHNGQLVGKTGYEKEYISANNPNSFKIGFAGMGMGAIKLDIDEVVIYNKVLTNEEVSNLSKGPAGISKEEVFKRADLFLKEGDYKKARAEYEKLKDIPDEGKYLALFNIAESYRREKDYKNAHNVYKEITSIPDIKPYYLVDALFRRAEVCLEEKDYQSARNLYQQVKEVDGRTKRQTFRADISIADTYRVERKYSVARKMYEKMLKMEETLSFPNDVNRLDIREKLENIEGLADGKIEKSNQDKIFEWLSSPKQAIYVSLKGNDKNSGTKAKPFATIQRAQEEVKKIKSSGGVTIYLREGTYFLDKSLVFTEEDSGLKDFPVVYRGYPKENVRIVNGVLITDFRLLSDKTVLDMLPKEAKGKVYVANLKESGITDYGKLVNRGYGSTSPSAMELIYNGKIMQLARWPNDSWLRVAGLPNPKGDYVSRNTPYQLGKFIYSEDRPKRWKNEKEIWLKGYLGPKVPFVLKHLKVTSIETDKKVINVAEDPRWAYRKDPNYGVGYRIAPQEPYFVYNLLSEIDMPGEWYLDRQDGRLYFYPPGDIKNSEIIGTLNEEPIVKLDNVSNIAFYDIVFEGGRNSAFDIKGGYNNIIATSTIRNTGQWAVCIDSGWEHKVVGCDIYDVGEGGVSLNGGDRTKLIPSRHLVENNHIYRFNRFDGGYRQAVEINGIGQLVRHNTIHDSPHQAIFFDANDHIIEYNELHDAPTEGREIGAIYIYGANWPLMNRGTVIRNNFFHHISTHSSPNLTHGLNAIHIDAVNAGLVVDNNIFYKFPTGISSTQPGNYLTNNLFIEPANNSIGQGDRSSIFFKNRDIDAGPNIFSMNNISRRLKSVNHKLPPWSYRYPPLLPMLELDPSQWAKIQGSVITRNVNTEGKFISFGRGMKDITIFEDNWDGQKPDFRDIENMDFTIRPGSQIYELTGYENINTKNIGVSNTKLRASWPINRKKEDIGKYYKSGYTPIGDIKMAMGEVKRVYPPLTYLVTPIKHSIKLDGKLDIKEWQDINNPSKTMIIDRDHSKLGKKGPKSYAWLSYDNENLYIATKHEPDPWTEDMPAKLKDHIPAFEVSIESQAGPHSSRWWMEDMPTGPIYIFWVRSTGNVEVMNSFSMPFSKVQDIEKSIEYGVSVANKETGEWTSETKIPFSSIGINPHEAGELRFNIGVWKRECWVAWVPTGSSVWRLENAGFIKFVK